A part of Flavobacteriaceae bacterium GSB9 genomic DNA contains:
- a CDS encoding acetoacetate--CoA ligase — protein MSEKKLWVGSIAFKENSHLFDYKKWLMEHHQLHFESYDDLWQWSVNHIEAFWESIWQYFKVISHSDYNSVLEMTTMPNFKWFDGAKLNYAEHVFRHNLAQETAIIFNNEQDEYSELSWQDLKQKVAAMAAYLKSIGVTKGDCVVAFLPNVPEATISFLAVNSIGAIWSSTSPDFGTESVIDRFAQIKPKVFITTDGYYYNGKPYDKTNIAKSIAKALPTLQQVIVLPYLKKDDISNFPKDFVNINHVFETKAHSLVFEAVDFSHPIWVLYSSGTTGLPKAIVHSHGGILLEHLKYMAFQNDVHAGERYFWYTTTGWMMWNFLQSALLMGSAIVLYDGSPTYPNFDKLWAFSDDTGINHFGTSAPFLVASMKKKIEPKNNYNLGTIRSISSTGAPLPFEAFDYVYNSIKDDVWLCSMAGGTDVCTAFVGGMPFYAVHSGEIQCRALGVSLYAYDENGNSVEDDLGEMVIDKPMPSMPLYFWNDENKKRYKASYFEHYPGKWRHGDFIKINSKTKGIVIYGRSDATLNRHGIRIGTSEIYRSINKIKTIEDALIVNLELDGGKHYMPLFIKMKPGVELTDAIKNQINTQLKTEYSPRHVPDEIIEVPDIPYTISGKKMEAPVKKILMKRPLEKSINVDSMKNPESVEFFVAFAEQI, from the coding sequence ATGTCAGAAAAAAAACTTTGGGTAGGCTCAATAGCTTTTAAAGAAAATAGTCACTTATTTGATTACAAAAAATGGCTTATGGAACATCACCAACTCCATTTTGAGTCTTATGACGATTTATGGCAATGGTCTGTGAACCACATAGAGGCCTTTTGGGAAAGCATTTGGCAATATTTTAAAGTGATTTCACATAGCGATTACAACTCGGTATTAGAAATGACGACTATGCCCAATTTTAAATGGTTTGATGGCGCTAAACTAAACTATGCCGAACATGTTTTTAGACACAATTTAGCCCAAGAAACCGCTATTATTTTCAATAACGAACAAGACGAATATTCAGAACTATCCTGGCAAGACCTTAAACAAAAAGTAGCTGCCATGGCTGCTTATTTAAAATCAATTGGTGTTACTAAAGGCGATTGTGTTGTAGCTTTTTTACCAAACGTTCCGGAGGCTACCATTTCATTCCTGGCCGTTAATTCCATAGGAGCTATTTGGTCGAGCACCTCGCCAGATTTTGGCACCGAAAGCGTTATAGACCGCTTCGCACAAATAAAACCGAAAGTGTTCATTACAACAGACGGCTATTATTATAACGGCAAACCTTACGATAAAACAAACATCGCGAAAAGTATTGCCAAAGCCCTACCCACTTTGCAACAAGTCATCGTATTACCCTATTTAAAAAAGGATGATATATCGAATTTCCCAAAGGATTTTGTGAACATTAACCATGTATTCGAGACCAAAGCGCATTCTTTAGTTTTTGAGGCCGTAGATTTCAGTCACCCTATCTGGGTGTTATACTCATCTGGCACCACAGGTTTACCAAAAGCTATTGTACACTCTCATGGTGGCATATTGTTAGAGCACCTCAAATACATGGCTTTTCAAAACGATGTCCACGCTGGGGAACGCTATTTTTGGTACACTACAACGGGTTGGATGATGTGGAATTTTTTACAATCTGCCCTATTAATGGGTTCGGCCATTGTGCTATACGACGGCAGCCCTACCTACCCCAATTTTGATAAACTTTGGGCGTTTTCTGATGACACCGGAATTAACCATTTCGGGACGAGTGCACCATTTTTAGTAGCCAGCATGAAAAAGAAAATAGAACCCAAAAACAATTATAATCTTGGTACTATTCGCTCTATAAGCTCTACGGGTGCACCATTGCCTTTTGAAGCTTTTGACTACGTGTACAACAGCATAAAAGATGATGTTTGGTTATGCTCTATGGCTGGTGGTACTGATGTATGCACCGCTTTTGTTGGTGGTATGCCGTTTTATGCGGTCCATTCTGGCGAAATTCAATGCCGCGCTTTGGGCGTTTCGTTATATGCTTACGATGAAAATGGAAATTCAGTTGAAGACGATTTAGGCGAAATGGTTATCGACAAACCCATGCCCTCCATGCCCCTTTATTTCTGGAATGATGAAAACAAAAAACGTTACAAAGCCAGTTATTTTGAACATTATCCTGGCAAGTGGCGCCACGGCGATTTTATAAAAATCAATTCTAAAACTAAGGGTATTGTTATTTACGGACGCTCTGACGCCACTTTAAACCGACATGGTATACGTATTGGTACCAGTGAAATTTATAGAAGCATTAATAAAATCAAAACGATTGAAGATGCTTTAATTGTGAATTTGGAACTCGACGGCGGTAAACACTACATGCCCCTATTTATTAAAATGAAACCTGGGGTTGAATTGACCGATGCTATTAAAAACCAAATTAACACGCAATTAAAAACCGAATATTCGCCACGGCATGTACCCGACGAAATTATAGAGGTGCCAGACATCCCTTATACCATTAGCGGTAAAAAAATGGAAGCGCCCGTTAAAAAAATTTTAATGAAAAGGCCATTGGAAAAATCGATAAATGTTGACTCTATGAAAAACCCTGAGTCGGTAGAGTTTTTTGTGGCGTTTGCCGAACAGATTTGA
- a CDS encoding ferredoxin, translating to MVIITLQRKKCIGCNYCVELAPNQFQMSKKDGKSVLLHSKEKKGFFTLKSNDALIFDDCDNAAKACPVKIISVKQT from the coding sequence ATGGTAATCATTACATTGCAACGAAAAAAGTGCATTGGTTGTAATTACTGTGTAGAACTGGCTCCAAACCAGTTTCAAATGTCTAAAAAGGACGGGAAATCGGTGTTGCTGCATTCCAAGGAAAAAAAGGGTTTTTTCACTTTAAAATCTAACGACGCGTTAATTTTTGACGATTGCGATAACGCTGCTAAAGCCTGTCCGGTTAAGATTATTTCGGTTAAACAAACTTAA
- a CDS encoding gliding motility lipoprotein GldH translates to MLQNKAYLFLVLLASLFVCCDSNRVFDTYKSVPNKWNKDSIVSFKINPPDSIKPYNLFVNLRNTNAYKYNNLFLIVEMEFPHGKTVKDTLEYRMAAPDGKLLGTGYTDVKENKLWYKEAVVFNELGEYTVNIQHAMRETGKVNGVKELEGITDVGFRIEHITRN, encoded by the coding sequence ATGCTTCAAAATAAAGCCTATTTATTTTTAGTACTATTAGCGTCTTTGTTTGTTTGCTGCGATTCCAATCGGGTTTTCGATACTTATAAATCGGTGCCAAATAAATGGAACAAAGACTCTATTGTGAGCTTTAAAATTAACCCGCCAGATTCCATTAAACCTTATAATTTATTCGTCAATTTAAGAAATACCAACGCTTATAAATACAACAATTTATTTTTAATTGTAGAAATGGAATTTCCGCACGGTAAAACCGTAAAAGACACTTTAGAATACCGAATGGCCGCACCAGACGGAAAACTTTTGGGCACGGGTTACACCGATGTTAAGGAGAATAAATTATGGTATAAAGAGGCTGTTGTTTTTAATGAGTTGGGTGAATATACCGTTAACATACAACACGCTATGCGAGAAACTGGTAAGGTAAACGGTGTAAAGGAATTAGAAGGTATTACCGATGTTGGTTTTAGAATTGAACATATAACGCGTAACTAA
- a CDS encoding transglycosylase domain-containing protein, translating into MAKAKKETKATPDFSKYVRLFWMLFLAGIFAVGLLFLLASWGVFGEMPDHTQLENPRTNLATEIISSDGQTLGKFYYNDNRTPVSYNDLPEHLVNALIATEDARFHEHSGIDARGTLRAVIKLGSGGGASTISQQLAKQLFHGEGSRNILERILQKIKEWVIAIRLERQYTKEEIIAQYFNIYDFLNNADGIRSASRIYFGKEPKDLDLKESAMLVGMFKNSALYNPRRNPVGVKNRRNVVLSQMEKYGYINEKVKDSLQQTELDLNYTPESHREGIATYFRGYLDGFMKEWIANNPKPDGSKWNLYNDGLKIYTTIDSRMQQYAEDAVQQHMAKLQTEFFHQNTPDRNPTAPFLELDQTELNDLMNRSMRQSERWRHMKYDLKKSNKEIIESFKKPTQMTVFQWKEGQPSEIDTIMKPIDSMRYYKSFLRTGMMSMNPQTGHVKAWVGGINYRHFQYDMVKQGRRQVGSTFKPFVYASAIDQLHYSPCDEFPDVPFCIEANKYGNPEEWCPKNSGGANDYGGTRTLKSALANSVNTITAQLMDKVGPQTVADLVKKLGVDSPVPAVPSIALGTPDISIYEMVGAYSAFANQGVYTKPVMVTNIEDKNGTILYQFKPETRDVLSDEAAYVTVKLLEGVTQGGSGTRLRHKWAVNVPVYKEVITGYPYAFENPIAGKTGTTQNQSDGWFMGMVPNLVTGVWVGAEDRAAHFASITYGQGATMALPIWGLYMKKCYDDPELNVSKDEFPEPENLSIRVDCSETTQEDDQDGPSTIEDTADDLDFG; encoded by the coding sequence ATGGCGAAAGCAAAAAAAGAAACAAAAGCAACTCCAGATTTTTCAAAGTATGTTCGTTTGTTCTGGATGCTTTTTTTAGCAGGTATATTTGCTGTAGGATTATTATTTTTATTGGCCTCTTGGGGCGTATTTGGCGAAATGCCAGACCATACACAACTCGAAAATCCTCGAACCAATCTAGCGACCGAAATTATCTCTTCAGATGGACAAACGCTAGGTAAGTTTTATTACAACGACAATAGAACACCCGTAAGCTACAATGATTTGCCAGAGCATTTGGTAAACGCTTTAATTGCTACCGAAGATGCACGTTTTCACGAGCATTCAGGTATTGATGCCCGGGGTACTTTAAGGGCTGTTATCAAGCTTGGGAGTGGCGGCGGAGCGAGTACCATTTCGCAACAGTTGGCCAAGCAGTTGTTCCATGGTGAAGGCTCAAGGAATATTCTAGAACGCATCCTTCAAAAAATAAAAGAATGGGTTATAGCTATTCGTTTGGAACGCCAATACACTAAAGAAGAAATCATTGCGCAATACTTCAATATTTATGATTTTTTAAATAATGCAGATGGCATTCGAAGTGCATCAAGAATTTACTTCGGAAAAGAACCTAAAGACCTAGACCTTAAAGAATCGGCGATGTTGGTGGGCATGTTTAAAAATTCAGCTTTATACAACCCCAGAAGAAATCCGGTTGGCGTAAAAAATAGGCGTAATGTGGTGTTGAGCCAAATGGAAAAATATGGCTACATCAATGAAAAAGTGAAAGATTCGCTTCAGCAAACAGAACTCGATCTAAATTATACTCCAGAATCGCATCGCGAGGGTATTGCAACTTATTTTAGAGGGTATTTGGATGGCTTTATGAAAGAATGGATTGCAAACAACCCAAAGCCCGATGGGTCGAAATGGAATTTGTACAACGACGGATTAAAAATTTACACCACCATCGATTCGCGGATGCAGCAATACGCTGAAGATGCTGTACAGCAGCACATGGCAAAGTTGCAGACTGAATTTTTTCATCAAAATACGCCAGATAGAAATCCAACAGCACCATTTTTAGAGTTAGATCAAACAGAACTCAATGATTTAATGAACCGTTCCATGAGGCAATCAGAACGTTGGAGACACATGAAATACGATTTAAAAAAGTCTAATAAAGAGATAATAGAATCATTCAAAAAACCAACTCAAATGACGGTTTTTCAATGGAAAGAAGGACAGCCTTCAGAAATTGATACTATTATGAAACCCATCGATTCCATGCGTTATTATAAATCGTTCTTACGTACGGGTATGATGTCCATGAATCCGCAAACGGGACATGTAAAAGCTTGGGTTGGCGGTATTAATTACAGGCATTTCCAGTACGATATGGTTAAACAAGGTAGGCGCCAAGTAGGTTCCACTTTTAAGCCGTTTGTATATGCATCGGCCATAGACCAATTGCATTATTCGCCTTGTGATGAATTTCCAGACGTACCATTCTGTATCGAGGCCAACAAATATGGAAATCCAGAAGAATGGTGTCCCAAGAATTCTGGCGGCGCCAACGATTATGGGGGTACTAGAACTTTAAAAAGTGCTTTGGCTAATTCGGTTAATACCATCACAGCACAGTTAATGGATAAAGTTGGTCCGCAAACGGTAGCCGATTTGGTTAAGAAATTAGGCGTAGATTCTCCCGTGCCGGCTGTACCTTCCATAGCCTTAGGAACACCCGATATCAGTATTTACGAAATGGTTGGAGCCTATTCAGCATTTGCCAATCAAGGCGTTTACACCAAGCCTGTCATGGTTACCAATATTGAAGATAAAAACGGAACTATTCTATATCAGTTTAAACCTGAAACCCGCGATGTTTTGAGCGATGAAGCGGCGTATGTAACGGTTAAACTTTTAGAAGGTGTTACACAAGGCGGGTCTGGTACGCGTTTACGGCATAAATGGGCTGTTAACGTTCCGGTTTATAAGGAAGTGATTACCGGCTATCCATATGCCTTTGAAAACCCCATAGCAGGAAAAACAGGAACCACACAAAATCAAAGTGATGGCTGGTTTATGGGTATGGTACCTAATTTGGTAACAGGCGTTTGGGTTGGTGCAGAAGACCGTGCAGCGCATTTTGCGAGCATAACTTACGGACAAGGTGCTACTATGGCCTTGCCTATTTGGGGCTTGTATATGAAAAAATGCTATGACGACCCAGAATTGAATGTTTCAAAAGATGAATTTCCAGAGCCCGAAAACCTTTCCATTCGGGTGGATTGTTCTGAAACAACTCAAGAGGATGATCAGGATGGCCCAAGTACCATAGAAGATACCGCAGATGATTTGGATTTTGGGTAG